The Scatophagus argus isolate fScaArg1 chromosome 20, fScaArg1.pri, whole genome shotgun sequence genome window below encodes:
- the spag8 gene encoding sperm associated antigen 8: MTEQPDIVENKVGKPMVHNREERALDTEKTRTQTQRHGHRGILMMDLESKMETVTTFKAAYIPPKSPGVRLQGIRGELFEKHLTQMISEKIAAERRPLTPKTDYSSTTQRDFCVEGFVSVTPETTQAHDYKTDQAITFWSENCQHIQGVSAIQTLKAPFFMKSMSHLITENVLSMIPLQDFITS, encoded by the exons ATGACCGAACAGCCAGACATTGTGGAAAATAAAGTCGGAAAACCTATGGTGCACAACAGGGAAGAG AGGGCCCTTGACACAGAGAAGACAAGGACACAAACCCAGAGACATGGACACAGAGGGATTCTCATGATGGATCTGGAGTCTAAAATGGAGACTGTCACCACATTCAAAGCAGCTTACATCCCTCCAAAAAGTCCAGGGGTGAGGCTGCAGG GCATCAGAGGTGAGCTTTTTGAAAAACATCTCACCCAGATGATCAG TGAGAAGATTGCCGCCGAACGAAGGCCACTGACTCCCAAAACTGACTACAGCTCCACGACTCAGAGGGATTTTTGTGTCGAGGGATTTGTGTCTGTTACCCCTGAAACAACACAA GCTCATGATTATAAAACTGACCAGGCCATCACATTCTGGAGTGAAAATTGCCAGCACATACAG GGTGTCAGCGCCATACAGACCCTGAAAGCACCTTTTTTCATGAAATCGATGTCCCACCTGATAACTGAGAATGTACTTTCGATGATCCCATTGCAGGACTTCATAACCAGTTAA
- the pmchl gene encoding pro-melanin-concentrating hormone, like has translation MRQSLMPVIFAAALLFECYALSVALPMGKTEDSSMEQDTLTSLLSDEVKENSFSEADLSTAGKTRGSRVIIVADPSLWRDLRVLHNGLSLYKRRADDNSQVIEHRGASQDPSIPILRRDTMRCMVGRVYRPCWEV, from the coding sequence ATGAGGCAGTCACTCATGCCCGTCATCTTCGCCGCTGCACTCTTGTTTGAGTGCTATGCACTGTCAGTTGCGTTACCCATGGGCAAGACTGAAGACAGCTCCATGGAGCAGGATACTCTCACCTCGCTGCTGAGTGACgaggtgaaagaaaacagcttcagtGAAGCCGATCTGTCCACTGCAGGCAAAACCAGAGGGTCAAGGGTAATCATTGTTGCTGATCCAAGTCTGTGGAGGGACCTGCGGGTGCTGCATAATGGACTTTCCCTCTACAAGCGGAGAGCTGACGACAACAGCCAAGTCATCGAGCACAGAGGTGCCAGCCAGGACCCGAGCATCCCCATCCTGAGGAGGGACACAATGAGATGCATGGTGGGAAGGGTGTACCGGCCATGCTGGGAAGTCTAG